A genome region from Tolypothrix sp. PCC 7712 includes the following:
- a CDS encoding GTP-binding protein, which produces MTSILPEPHHSDSPNWEEELDSAIFSFEDIQTELNYKRAQTALQNLVANLDLSPQEKQGLEAEINDLDTMLGKLERMVVQIAAFGMVGRGKSSLLNALVGQSVFETGPLHGVTRDAQRVNWSINEEAIGETERALRVTLPAVGKSQVELIDTPGLDEIDGETRAVLAEQIAKQADLILFVIAGDMTKLEHQALSQLREAGKPIILVFNKVDQYPEADRMAIYHKIRDERVKELLSPLEIVMAAASPLVKTAVRRPDGSRGVQLRTGNAQVDELKLKILEILQREGKALVALNTMLYADVVNEQLVQRKLMIREQNANALIWKAVMTKALAIALNPVTVVDILSSIVIDISLIVGLSKLYGIPMTEAGAVQLLQKIALSMGGIGASELLANLGLSGLKTLLGISASATAGAAIGPYISVAVTQAGVAGVSSYGIGQVTKAYLANGATWGPDGPKAVISKILATLDETSILNRIKEELLTKVKLRN; this is translated from the coding sequence ATGACTTCGATATTGCCCGAACCTCATCACAGCGACTCACCCAACTGGGAGGAAGAACTAGATAGTGCCATTTTTAGTTTTGAAGATATTCAAACGGAACTCAACTATAAAAGGGCACAAACGGCGTTACAAAATTTGGTAGCTAATCTTGACCTCTCTCCCCAAGAAAAACAGGGCTTAGAGGCGGAAATTAATGATTTAGATACCATGCTGGGGAAATTGGAACGCATGGTGGTGCAGATTGCTGCTTTTGGCATGGTGGGGCGTGGTAAATCTTCTTTACTCAATGCTTTAGTCGGGCAAAGTGTATTTGAAACAGGGCCCCTACATGGCGTGACTCGTGATGCACAACGTGTAAATTGGAGTATTAACGAGGAGGCAATCGGAGAAACTGAACGCGCTTTAAGAGTCACTTTACCAGCCGTTGGTAAATCTCAGGTGGAATTAATTGATACGCCTGGATTAGATGAGATTGATGGTGAAACTCGCGCTGTATTAGCTGAACAGATAGCAAAACAAGCAGATTTAATTTTGTTTGTGATTGCTGGGGATATGACAAAGTTAGAACACCAGGCCCTTTCGCAGCTAAGAGAAGCTGGTAAACCAATAATTTTGGTGTTTAACAAAGTAGACCAATATCCAGAAGCAGACCGGATGGCAATTTATCATAAAATTCGCGATGAGCGAGTCAAAGAGTTACTCTCGCCTCTAGAAATTGTTATGGCTGCAGCATCACCATTAGTCAAGACAGCGGTTCGTCGCCCTGATGGTAGCAGAGGTGTGCAGTTGCGTACAGGTAATGCTCAAGTTGACGAATTGAAGTTAAAAATCTTAGAGATTTTGCAGCGTGAAGGTAAAGCTTTAGTGGCTTTAAATACGATGCTGTATGCAGATGTTGTCAACGAGCAACTAGTACAGCGTAAATTAATGATTCGGGAACAGAACGCCAATGCGCTAATTTGGAAAGCCGTAATGACAAAAGCATTAGCGATCGCTCTCAATCCGGTTACTGTAGTAGATATACTCAGCAGTATTGTCATTGATATTTCGCTGATTGTCGGTTTATCGAAACTCTACGGTATTCCGATGACGGAAGCTGGTGCTGTGCAATTGCTGCAAAAAATTGCTCTGAGTATGGGCGGTATTGGCGCTAGCGAACTATTGGCAAATTTAGGTTTGAGTGGATTAAAAACTTTGCTGGGGATCTCTGCATCAGCTACAGCTGGTGCTGCTATCGGCCCTTATATTTCAGTAGCAGTAACTCAAGCTGGGGTAGCGGGTGTTTCTTCTTACGGAATTGGTCAAGTTACTAAAGCTTATTTAGCAAATGGCGCAACATGGGGGCCTGATGGGCCAAAAGCAGTAATTAGTAAAATTTTGGCAACTTTGGATGAAACGTCAATTCTCAACCGCATTAAAGAAGAATTACTCACAAAAGTCAAGTTGAGGAATTAG